A genome region from Ottowia testudinis includes the following:
- a CDS encoding SWIB/MDM2 domain-containing protein, whose amino-acid sequence MATAKKAPAKKAAPAKKAAPAKKAAAPAKKAAAPAKKAAPAKKRTPSAAFMKAMTPSADLAAVVGSKPLPRTEVTKKVWEYIKAHKLQDSVNKRNINADAKLKPIFGKAQVTMFEMTKLINNHLS is encoded by the coding sequence ATGGCAACTGCAAAGAAAGCTCCGGCAAAGAAAGCCGCCCCGGCTAAAAAAGCCGCCCCGGCCAAAAAGGCTGCCGCGCCCGCCAAGAAAGCTGCGGCACCGGCGAAAAAAGCCGCCCCGGCCAAGAAGCGCACCCCCAGCGCCGCCTTCATGAAGGCCATGACGCCCAGCGCCGACCTGGCCGCCGTGGTGGGCAGCAAGCCGCTGCCGCGCACCGAGGTGACGAAGAAGGTGTGGGAATACATCAAGGCCCACAAGCTGCAGGACAGCGTGAACAAGCGCAACATCAACGCCGACGCCAAGCTCAAGCCCATCTTCGGCAAGGCCCAGGTCACGATGTTCGAGATGACCAAGCTCATCAACAACCATCTGTCGTGA
- the aceA gene encoding isocitrate lyase produces MPNTNEQLSREQQIAALEKDWASNPRWKGVKRGYSAADVVRLRGSLPIEYTLAKRGAQKLWGLVNGEAKKGYVNAFGAITAGQAMQQAKAGLEAVYLSGWQVAADGNTSETMYPDQSLYAYDSVPTMVRRINNTFKRADEIQWSRGIGPGDKDFIDYFLPIVADAEAGFGGVLNAFELMKNMIASGAAGVHFEDQLAAVKKCGHMGGKVLVPTQEACEKLISARFAADVMGVPTIILARTDAEAANLITSDHDANDKPFLTGERTQEGFYRVKNGLEQAISRGVAYAPYADLVWCETGVPDIGFAREFAQAVHAACPGKLLSYNCSPSFNWKKNLNDSQIATFQEDLSALGYKYQFITLAGIHVNWYRTFEFAKAYAGGEGMKHYVNMVQEPEFKAREMGYTFVSHQQEVGAGYFDDVTTVIQGGSSSVKALTGSTEEEQFH; encoded by the coding sequence ATGCCCAACACGAACGAACAACTCAGTCGCGAACAGCAGATTGCCGCCCTGGAAAAAGACTGGGCCAGCAACCCGCGCTGGAAAGGCGTCAAGCGCGGCTACAGCGCCGCTGACGTGGTGCGCCTGCGCGGCAGCCTGCCCATTGAATACACGCTGGCCAAGCGCGGGGCGCAAAAGCTGTGGGGTTTGGTCAATGGCGAAGCCAAGAAGGGCTACGTCAACGCGTTCGGCGCTATCACCGCCGGCCAGGCCATGCAGCAGGCCAAGGCGGGGCTTGAGGCCGTGTACCTCAGCGGCTGGCAAGTGGCCGCCGACGGCAACACCAGCGAAACCATGTACCCCGACCAGTCGCTGTACGCCTACGACTCGGTGCCGACCATGGTGCGCCGCATCAACAACACCTTCAAGCGCGCCGACGAAATCCAGTGGAGCCGCGGCATCGGCCCCGGCGACAAGGACTTCATCGACTACTTCCTGCCCATCGTGGCGGATGCCGAGGCCGGCTTTGGCGGCGTGCTGAACGCCTTCGAGCTGATGAAGAACATGATTGCCTCCGGCGCCGCCGGCGTGCACTTTGAAGACCAGCTGGCCGCCGTCAAGAAGTGCGGCCACATGGGGGGCAAGGTGCTGGTGCCCACGCAGGAAGCGTGCGAAAAGCTCATCTCCGCCCGCTTTGCCGCCGACGTGATGGGCGTGCCCACCATCATCCTGGCGCGCACCGACGCTGAAGCCGCCAACCTGATCACCAGCGACCACGATGCCAACGACAAGCCCTTCCTCACCGGCGAGCGCACGCAAGAGGGCTTCTACCGCGTCAAGAACGGCCTGGAGCAGGCCATCAGCCGCGGCGTCGCCTACGCGCCCTATGCCGATCTGGTGTGGTGCGAAACCGGCGTGCCCGACATCGGCTTCGCGCGTGAGTTCGCGCAGGCCGTGCACGCCGCCTGCCCCGGCAAGCTGCTGTCGTACAACTGCTCGCCCAGCTTCAACTGGAAGAAAAACCTCAACGATTCGCAGATCGCCACCTTCCAGGAAGACCTGTCGGCGTTGGGCTACAAGTACCAGTTCATCACGCTGGCTGGCATCCATGTCAACTGGTACCGCACGTTTGAATTCGCCAAGGCTTATGCGGGCGGCGAGGGCATGAAGCACTACGTCAACATGGTGCAAGAGCCCGAGTTCAAGGCTCGCGAGATGGGGTACACCTTCGTGTCGCACCAGCAAGAAGTGGGCGCCGGTTACTTCGACGACGTGACTACTGTGATCCAAGGCGGTTCGTCGAGCGTGAAGGCGCTCACGGGCTCGACCGAGGAAGAACAGTTCCATTGA
- a CDS encoding DMT family transporter gives MSESAALPRPLAYGCLGLSMALVGSYVALSKPLAAIFPVLLLAWLRFGIGGVAMLHWLKKPSEEAPLTPRTRRLLFLESFLGNFLFTLCMITGVKLTSAVAAGVILAAIPAAVALLSWLFLRERVAPRVWAGVACAVAGIALVSLSKNELPALDQAALAGQSAVKLAWLGNLLLIGAVLCESSYAVIGKALTGQLSPRRISALINLWGFVLSTPFGVWLAWRFDFGAVGAGTWVLLVAYALAACMWTVWLWMTGLKSVPAAQAGVFTVLLPISAAAVGVLVLGERLSTLQVLAYGVALAGVLLATLPSRVAWRVGRGPRT, from the coding sequence ATGTCCGAATCCGCCGCCCTGCCCCGCCCACTCGCCTATGGCTGCCTGGGTTTATCGATGGCATTGGTGGGCAGCTATGTAGCGCTGTCCAAGCCGCTGGCGGCCATCTTTCCGGTACTGCTGCTGGCGTGGCTGCGCTTTGGCATCGGCGGCGTCGCCATGCTGCACTGGCTGAAAAAACCGTCCGAAGAAGCCCCGCTGACGCCGCGCACGCGTCGTTTGCTGTTTCTTGAATCTTTTCTGGGCAACTTCCTGTTCACGCTGTGCATGATCACCGGCGTCAAGCTGACCAGCGCTGTCGCGGCCGGCGTTATTCTGGCCGCCATACCGGCGGCGGTCGCGCTGCTGAGTTGGCTGTTCCTGCGCGAGCGCGTGGCACCGCGCGTATGGGCCGGCGTGGCTTGCGCGGTGGCCGGCATTGCCCTGGTGTCACTATCGAAAAATGAGCTCCCCGCGCTTGACCAGGCTGCGCTGGCGGGTCAAAGCGCTGTGAAACTGGCGTGGCTCGGCAACCTGCTGCTGATCGGCGCGGTGCTGTGCGAATCCAGCTACGCGGTGATCGGCAAGGCATTGACGGGGCAGCTGTCGCCGCGCCGCATCAGCGCGTTGATCAACCTGTGGGGCTTTGTGCTCAGCACGCCGTTTGGCGTGTGGCTGGCATGGCGCTTTGACTTTGGCGCCGTCGGCGCGGGTACGTGGGTGCTCCTGGTGGCCTACGCCCTGGCCGCGTGCATGTGGACGGTATGGCTGTGGATGACCGGCCTGAAAAGCGTGCCAGCCGCGCAGGCCGGCGTGTTCACGGTGCTGCTGCCGATCAGCGCCGCCGCGGTGGGCGTGCTGGTACTGGGCGAGCGCTTGAGTACGCTGCAGGTGCTGGCCTATGGCGTGGCACTGGCGGGCGTGCTGCTGGCCACGCTGCCCTCGCGCGTGGCCTGGCGGGTTGGGCGCGGGCCACGCACTTGA
- a CDS encoding thiamine pyrophosphate-binding protein, whose amino-acid sequence MTQRIAGHLLVECLLAQGVTHAFGVPGESYLAVLDGFYQHRDKIDFVICRQEGGAAFMAEAHGKLTRRPGVCFVTRGPGATNASIGVHTAAQDSTPMVLFVGDVASDQRDREAFQEVDYGAFFGAFGMAKRVERIDSAERLPEYVARAFATAQNGRPGPVVLVLPEDMLTQPVPDSLQATPCWQPPAYQPDPASMQRLRELLLNAKQPIVIAGGGGWTPEAARDLQAFAEAWHLPVGNAMRFQDTFDNHHPLYAGDVGIAINPRLAARIKDADLVLALGPRLGEMTTSGYTLLQVPRPAQKLIHVHTSAEELGRVYQPELALCASLPAAAAALAALPPPADQPWRNWADAVHQDYVANMQPQPLPGPVDMHAIVGTLQKLLPADAAITNGAGNFASWTHRYFLFHGIAKGHKTQLAPTNGAMGYGVPAGIACAITTGRTVVTMAGDGDFLMNGQELATARQYGAKTIIVLLNNGVYGTIRMHQARDYPHRQEGTELVNPDFVKLAESHGYAGARVERTEQFEPALRAALARAEGTLIEVMLSDQVITTRTTLDAIENKGNQ is encoded by the coding sequence GCCAGGCGAGAGTTACTTGGCCGTGCTGGACGGCTTTTATCAGCACCGTGACAAGATCGACTTTGTCATCTGCCGGCAAGAGGGCGGCGCCGCCTTCATGGCCGAGGCGCACGGCAAGCTCACGCGGCGGCCGGGCGTGTGCTTCGTCACGCGCGGGCCGGGGGCGACCAACGCCAGCATCGGCGTGCATACGGCGGCGCAGGATTCGACGCCGATGGTGCTGTTTGTCGGCGACGTGGCCAGCGACCAGCGCGACCGCGAGGCGTTTCAGGAGGTGGACTACGGCGCCTTCTTCGGCGCCTTTGGCATGGCCAAGCGGGTGGAGCGCATCGACAGCGCCGAGCGCCTGCCCGAATACGTGGCGCGCGCCTTCGCCACGGCGCAGAACGGCCGCCCCGGCCCGGTGGTGCTGGTGCTGCCCGAGGACATGCTGACCCAGCCCGTGCCGGACAGCCTGCAAGCCACGCCGTGCTGGCAGCCGCCTGCCTATCAACCCGACCCGGCGTCCATGCAGCGACTGCGCGAGCTGCTGCTGAATGCGAAGCAGCCCATCGTCATCGCCGGCGGTGGCGGCTGGACGCCCGAGGCCGCGCGCGACCTGCAGGCCTTTGCCGAAGCCTGGCACCTGCCGGTGGGCAACGCCATGCGCTTTCAGGACACCTTCGACAACCACCACCCGCTGTACGCGGGCGACGTCGGCATCGCCATCAACCCCAGGCTGGCCGCGCGCATCAAGGACGCAGACCTGGTGCTGGCCCTCGGCCCGCGCCTGGGCGAGATGACGACCAGCGGCTATACGCTGCTGCAAGTGCCGCGCCCGGCGCAAAAACTGATCCACGTGCACACCAGCGCCGAGGAACTGGGCCGCGTCTATCAACCCGAGCTGGCCCTGTGCGCCAGCCTTCCCGCAGCGGCGGCCGCGCTGGCCGCGCTGCCGCCACCCGCCGATCAGCCTTGGCGCAACTGGGCCGACGCCGTGCATCAAGACTACGTCGCCAACATGCAGCCACAGCCCTTGCCTGGCCCGGTCGATATGCATGCCATCGTGGGCACCTTGCAAAAACTGCTGCCCGCGGACGCCGCCATCACCAACGGCGCTGGCAACTTTGCCAGCTGGACGCACCGCTACTTTCTCTTCCATGGCATCGCCAAGGGCCACAAGACGCAACTGGCACCCACCAACGGCGCCATGGGCTACGGCGTGCCAGCGGGCATCGCCTGCGCCATCACCACCGGGCGCACGGTGGTCACCATGGCTGGCGATGGCGACTTTTTGATGAACGGGCAAGAGCTGGCCACCGCGCGCCAGTACGGTGCCAAGACGATCATCGTGCTGCTGAACAACGGCGTGTACGGCACCATCCGCATGCACCAGGCCCGCGACTACCCGCACCGGCAAGAAGGCACCGAGCTGGTCAACCCCGACTTCGTGAAACTGGCCGAAAGCCACGGCTACGCGGGCGCGCGCGTGGAGCGCACCGAGCAGTTCGAGCCCGCGCTGCGCGCCGCGCTGGCGCGCGCCGAAGGCACGCTGATCGAAGTGATGCTGAGCGATCAGGTCATCACCACGCGCACCACGCTGGATGCCATCGAGAACAAGGGCAACCAATGA